TCCTGGCGCTTGGCCACAGCGTCTTCGCCCTCGTCGGCCACCAACTGGGCCAGCTCGTCGGCCAGCTTCACGAAATCGGGCGACTTGGCCACGAAGTCGGTCTCGGACTTGAGCTGGACGAGGGCGGCCACGTTGCCCGTGCGGGCCACGGCGACGGCGCCTTGGGCGTTCTCGCGGTCGGAGCGCTCGGCGGCCTTGCCGAGGCCTCGCTCGCGCAGCCAGGTCTTGGCCTCCTCGAAGTCGCCGTCGTTTTCGACCAGCGCCTTCTTGGCGTCCATCATCCCGGCGCCGGTCATGTCACGAAGCCGCTTGACGTCGGCGGCACCAAATTCGGGCATTGCCTACTGCTCCTCTGCGGGGGTGTCGGTGGCGGGCGTGGCCTCAGCTTCGGCCTCAGCCTCGGGGGCCTCGGCCTCGGCCTCGGGGGCCGAGGCTTCCGGCTCGGGCGTGGCCTCGTCGGCGGGCGCCGTGGTGGGTGCCGGGGTGTCCTGGGTCACCGTGGCGGGCGCGGCGGCCTCGTCGACGGGGCTGGGGACTTCCGCCTCGGTGGCGTCGTCCGCCTCGGCTGCGGGGGTGGCGGCGGGCTGGGCCGCTTCGGCTGCTTCGACCGGGGCGTCGCGGGTGGTGCGGAGGCGGGCCTCGCGCTCCTGGGCCTGGAGGGCGGCCTGGCGGCGGGCCTCGGCCTGCTGCTGGGCCACTCGGGCCTCGTCCTCGGCGGTGCGCTCGGCGGGGCCGCCGGCGGCGGCGCTGGCCTTGGCGGCACGGCGGGAGGCGATGAAGCGGCCTTCCTCCACGGCATCGGCGATCACCCGGCACAGGAGGGAGCCGGAGCGGATGGCGTCGTCGTTGCCCGGGATCACGTAGTCGATGACGTCGGGGTCGCAGTTGGTGTCGACCACGGCGACGATCGGGATGCCGAGCTTGTTGGCCTCGGTGACGGCGATGTGCTCCTTCTTCGTGTCGATCACGAAGATGGCCTCGGGCAGGCGCGACATGCCGCGGATGCCGCCCAGGTTGCGCTGGAGCTTCTCGAGCTCACGGCTGAGGATGAGCGCTTCCTTCTTGGGCATGGCCTCGAAGTCGCCCGCCGTCTTCATGCGCTCGTACTCGGTCATCTTCTTCACGCGGCCGCTGATCGTGGAGAAGTTGGTGAGCATGCCGCCCAGCCACCGCTCGTTGATGTAGGGCATGCCGCACTGGGCGGCGAAACGGGCCACGGGGTCCTGCGTCTGCTTCTTGGTGCCGACGAACAGGACGCTGCCCCCGTCGGCGACCAGGTCGCGGACGAAGGTGTAGGACTTCTCGATGCCCCGCATCGTCTGATGCAGGTCGATGATGTAGATGCCGTTGCGCTCGCCGAAGATGAAGCGCCGCATCTTCGGGTTCCAGCGCCGGGTCTGGTGGCCGAAGTGAACCCCGGCTTCCAGCAGTTGCTTCATGGTGACGACAGCCATCGTCTGTTCTCCCATCGGTTCTCTGGCCCGGGTGCCGCGCCGCTTCCTTGGAAGCGACGACCGTGGGTGCAGCCGGGTGCGGATTCGGTGACGTGGACGGCTCGGCGGGTTCGCCGGGCCGAGGGGTCAGTGTAGTCGGCGCGCTGCGTCGAGCCCCACTGCGGCGAGGGCCAGAGCGGCCGCCGCGGCGAGGGCGAGGAACCCGGGCGACCGTGGTGCCGCCGGGCCGTTCGGGAGGGTGGCGGCGGCGGGAGCGGCGGCCGAGGCGTCGGTCGGCGGGTGGACCTCGAACTCGACCGTGGCAGTCGCTCGCCGTCCCCCGCCTGCGTCGGCGGTGATGGTGACGGTGTAGCGGCCCGGCGTCGACAGGGGCGGGAGGGACTGCGTGACGGGGCCGGCCGCCACCAGCCGGGCGGCGCCGAGCACCGTCGGTGCCGTGGCGCCGGGGGCGACGACGGCAACTTCGACTGCGGCGGGCGTCGACACGTCGAAGGTCAGTTCGGGGGCGGAACCGGGCTGAAGGGCGGCGACGGCGTGGGGGTGGACGGCGGGCACGGCGTCCTGGCCGGGCGGCGGGACGATGCGCAGCTTGCCCTTGCCCGCGGGCACCACTTCCCACGGCCCGCCGGTGAACACGGCCAGCGGGGCGCCGGACTGGTCGAGGACGCGGAAGGCGCCGGAGCCCACGACGGCAGCGGTGGGTCGACCGAGGTCGACGGCCACCTTGATGGTCGGTGGCAACGACTGGGCGGGCACGGCGACGGGACGAAGGCCGCCGTAGTAGGAGGCGAGGATGTCCTCGGCCCGCATGCCCCGCAGGGCCTTGCCCAGGGCGCCGTACTGGCTCATGCCGATGCCATGGCCCCACCCCCGGCCGTCGACCACGACGGCGTCGGCTCCATTGTCGTAGGCCACGCTGAACCGGTTCGAGGGCACGGCCAACGGCAGGTCCGCCGGCGCAGGCACGGCGGCGTTGAGGCGGGCTCGGAAGTCGACGGCCGGGATTGTGAACGCGGGCGCGACTGAGCCGTCGTGCTCGATCCGTTCGAGCACGACCGTGCTGTCCGCCATGCGGCTGACGCGGGTGATGCGGGTGTCGGCCGGGAGGCCGACGACGGCGGCGACCGTGGACGCGGGGATGCTGGAGCGCCAGCGGTGCAGCGGGCTGTGGGCGTCGTCGGGGTCGGGCGCGGCACGCAGGTAGGGGCGGCCGCCCGAGACCGTCTGGCCCCCGTTGGACGAGGAGTACTTGGCCAGGATGGGCGCGTCCCGATAGAGCAGGGCTTGGCCGCTGGTGGCCTCGACGGCCGCGGCCCACGCGGGGCCGTTCGGCCCCCGCTCCTTGGCCAGGCCGGTGTAGACCTGGCAGGCATCGGTCGCGCAGATGTCGGCGCCCAGGGCGCGGGCCGCGGTGGCGACCGTGACCGACCGCTCGTGCAGGGCGTAGGTGCGAGCGGCGATGGCCTGGGCCTTCAGCGCCTCGGCGGGCCACGTGCTGGGCACTTCGGACAGGCCCTTGAGGTAGTCGTCGAGGCCGAGGTCGTTGACCACGCCGACGCCTCCGTTGCCTGCCGCCACGAGTTCGAGGGCACCTCGATAGTCGCCCACACCATGCACGCCGAGGATGCTGTCGCCCACCGGCTCCACCCGAACGCGGTCGACCAGCCAGCCGCGCGGTGCAGGCGCCGGCTTCGGCTTGGCTCGCGGCGCAGCCGCAGCAGGAGCACCGACAACCAGCCCGGTGACCACCAGCGCGAGCGCGGCGCGCCAGGCCACGCGCAACCGCCGCGAAGCCGACCATCCGCCGGGTCGGGGTGCTCCAAGCACGAAGCGTGAGGATAGAGGAGCGGTCGCCGCCTCTCGTACACGATCAACCTCGCCGCCGCGACGGGGGCCGCCGCGCTGCCAACGCCAGCCTCGGTGCCTGCTCGGCCGCCACCAGTAGGCGCGCCGTGATGGCGTCGAGCACCGAGTCGCGGCTCGATCGACACGTGGGCGGCATCCCTGCGGTGGCCAAGCGGATCTCACGTGCTGCTGCGGCCGACGCAGGAAGGGTGTCGTGGTGGTGCAGCCCGTGGGGCGTCACCGTCACCGTATGACCCCCCGGGACCCGGCTACGAGGGGGCGGCACCACGATGTCGGCCCGGCCTGCCACCGAGACGACGTGCACGCCCGCGGGGGGCGGACGCCGGTTGAGGTCGGCCAGCATCGACGAACCACGGGCCAACTGCCGGACCGCAGGCGCCGAACCGTCGATGGGCGAGACGTTGGCGGCGAAGACGGCGTCTTGCAGTGCCCGGCCACCCAACGTCCGCCGGTGTTCGGCCGCCAGTTGCGCGATGTCGGCACCGTGGTGCGGGGAGCCGAGCGTGACGAGGGAGGCGACTCCCGGCGGCGCACCGTCGGCCAGGGCCAGGCGGGCCACGATCCCGCCCTGGGAGTGGGCGATGACGTCGACGGGGACGCCCGGGTGGGCCTCGACCAGGCCGTGCAGAAGGTCCCGGAGGCGCTGCCCCGCCGTCGGGATGTCGCCCTGGGTGTCGCGGCCCTCGTAGGGCCGTTCGGCCGCTGTGCCTCCTCGATAGGAGAACTGGTGGACGTCACCGCCCGCGTAGCCGAGGGCGGCCGTGTCGACGGTTGTGACAGCCGCCGATGCCGACGACGAGCCCAACCCGCCCACGAGGAGGGCGATGCGTCGCTCGGCTCGCGGTGGCGGTGCCACCGACCGTGCCGTGCACGGCTCGGCAGCCGTGGCTGTCTCCTTGAGTTGGGCGGCCACCGCCGTCCAGTCGCTGCTCGACAGGTTCGTGGTGTCGACCCAGACCCGCAGCACCGGGTCTCGGGCGGCCATGCGACCCAGTTCGTTGAGCAGGAGGTCGAGCGGCCGGTCCCGAGCCCAGGCCAACGTGGCCGACGCGCTGCGAGCCACCGTGGCTCCGGTGCGCACCACCGTGCGCAGCAGGCCGGCCAGGAGACTGCGTTCTTGGGCTTCCGAGCGAGGGCGGCCGTCACGTTCCCCGTCGGGCACGAGCTTGGCCCGGAGGGTGCCGCCGGCGTCGCCGACCAGCAGCGTGGGATCCACGTAGGCGTCGCCCGCCCTCGCCCCCCAATGCAGGCGGGGCCCGGCGCGGCCCACCTCCTGGCCCGCCGCCACCCGAGCGCCTCGGCGGACGCTCGTCGACGCCAGGAACGAGTAGCTCGTGCGGATGCCGTCGGCGTGGAGGATCGTGACGTGGAGGGAGCCGCCCACTTGGCCGGCGAAGGCCACGACCCCCGGGGCGGCGGCGTGGACCGCTTGGCCCGGTTCGGTCTCGTAGTCGACGCCCCGGTTCCCCGCGCCGTAAGCAGACTGGGGCGGCCGGAAGCGCTCGACGGGCTGCTCCGGCACTGGCGCCTGATAGGCGACGGCCTCGGCCGCCGCTGCGGGTAGCGGCTCGGCCAGGAGGCAGCAGACGATGATGGCGGCGATCGCAGCCGCACGGGCGCGACGGACGGACATGGTTCTCCCCTTCGACGGTCAAACGGAAGGGGGAAGTGGGGGGGGTCGGCCAGGGACCGACGGTTCAGTGGCCGGGGGTGGCGGTCAGGCGGGCTCGCGCTCGGGCTCGGCCATCTTCGACCGGAGCTGCAGCACTGCCTTGGTGTGGATCTGGCACACCCGGCTCTCGGTCACCCCGAGGACTTCGCCGATCTCGGCCAGCGTGAGACCTTCGTAGTAGTAGAGGGTGAGCACGATTTTCTCGCGGTCGCCCAGCCGGTTGATGGCCGAGGCGAGGATCTGCTTCATCTCCTCGACCTCGAAGGCGGCCACGGGCCCCTCGCCCTTGTCGGGGATGGTGTCGCCCAGGGTCGTCGACTCCCCCCGGTCGCCGCCGACGGAGAGCATCTCGTCGAGGGCGATCAGGCCCACGAAGGAGATCTGGTTGAACACGTTGTGCAGGTCCTGCTCGCTGATGCCCATCTCGGCCGCCACTTCGGCGTCGGTGGGCGTGCGCAACAGCGTGGCCTCGAGTTTGGCGTAGGCCTTCTCCACCGAGCGGGCCTTGGCCCGCACCGAGCGGGGCACCCAGTCGATCGAGCGCAGCTCGTCGATGATCGCCCCCTTGATACGGGCGATCGCGTAGGTCTCGAACTTGATGGCCCGCCCCGGGTCGAACTTGTCGATGGCGTCGATCAGCCCGAAGATCCCGTAGCTGACCAGGTCGGCCTGCTCGATGTTCTGGGGGAGGCCGACGGAGACGCGGCCCGCCACGTACTTCACCAACGGTGAGTAGTGGACAATCAACCTGTCTCTGGCCTCGCGCAAACCGCTGGCCTTGTAGTCGGCCCACAGTTGATCGATCGCCCTGAGGTCCTCTTCGTCCACGCCTGTCCTCGGCCCGGCAATAGGGGCACCTGCTTGCGTCGAGTGTAGACAACTAGTCGCCCATTCCTACGCGTTCCCACCACGCGCCGTCGCCGCGCACCCACGAATCGTGTTCAAGACGGCTCAGCGCCAAGGCCACAGCGGCCGGTGAGAGCCCGGTTCGCACCAGGATCTGCTCCAGGCTGGTCGGCTCCCATCCAACGACTTCCAGCACGGCCCCCTCCACCCCGCCGGGCGCCGCCCGCCTGTCGCGCACCGCCGGCATCGGCCGAGCCAGCCCGAGCGCGGCGAGCACGTCGTCGACGTCGCGCGCAGGCCCGTTGCCCTCGTAGAGGAGTCGGTTGGTGCCCGCGCTGGCCGGGCTGCGCACCGGGCCGGGCACCGCCAGGATCGTGCGTCCGCGGGCGTCGGCGGCCTCGACGGTGTGCATCGACCCGCCCACGGCGTGGGACTCGACCACGACGAGCACGTCGGCCAAGGCGGCGATGATCCGGTTGCGGGCGGGGAAGCGCCACGGCTCAGGGCGCGTGCCGCACGGCCACTCCGACAGGATCACTCCCTCATCAGCGATCGCACGCCACAACTGGGCGTGGCGCTTCGGGTAGACGACGTCGAGCCCGCATCCGACCACCGCCACCGGTGGCCTGCCGTCAGGACGAGCGGCCAGGGAACCGCAGTGGGCCGCACCGTCGATCCCCAACGCCAAGCCTGATACGACGCCCACGCCCGCAGCGGCGAGGTCGCGGCCGAACTGGCGAGCGGTCTCACGCCCCCCGTGCGTGCTCCGTCGAGTGCCGACGATGCCGACAAGCGGTCGCCGCACCGCCTCGATGTCGCCCATGGAGAACAACACCGCGGGCGCCGCGGGGTCTTCGGCAAGGACCGTCGGGTAGTTGGAGCCGTCGAGGAGGTGGATCCCCACGCCCGCGGCGGCGTGGGCGGCGGCCACGGCGCCGACGTCGACGCGCGACGCCGCCCGCTGCAAGTCCTCCCCATCCTCCCCGGCTAACACGTCGGCCCAGCACCGATCAGGGGGACGGTCTTGCAGCAGCGCACGAAGGCGGCTCGGCCCCATGCCCGGCAGTCCGGCCAGCGCAGCGGCACATCCCTCCAGCGTCATGACGCCAGCCCTAGTTCTGCGTGGTCGACGCGCAGGCTGACCGCGGCAGCGACATGTTCTTCACCGACGAGCTCGTCACCGCCGTCGAGGTCGGCGAGCGTGCGCGCCACCCGTCGCACCCGGTGCAGCCCACGGGCGCTCAGGGCGCCCGCCCGCAGTCGACGGTCGAGGAACGACCACGCTCCCGGCGCCAGCGGCGCCACCACGTCGAGCTGTTGGGCAGGTAGTTCGGCGTTGCTCCGCACGCCCCGCTCCCGGGCCAGGGTGCGCACAGCCGCAACCCGCGCCGCCACCGAGGCCGACGATTCGGCCGGGTCGCCGCCCAAGAGCTCGCCCGGGTCGGCCCGGGCCACTGGCACGCGCAGGTCGAAACGGTCGAGCAACGGTGACGACAACCGGCGCACGTAGCGCGCCCGCTCGGCGTCGCTGCAACGACAGTGCCCCGGCGGTCCGGCCCGGCCACAGGGGCACGGGTTCATGGCGGCGACAAGCAGGAAGCGGGCAGGAAAGGTGACGGTGGCGCGGGCGCGCGACACCCGCACCACCGCTTCCTCCAGCGGCTGGCGCAACATGTCGAGCACGCCTGCCGGGAACTCGCCGAGCTCGTCGAGGAAGAGCACGCCGTTGGCGGCGAGGGAGATCTCCCCCGGGCGCATGAGGGCGGTCCCGCCACCGATGAGCGAGACGGGTGAGGCGCTGTGATGCGGCGCTCGGTACGGCGGGCGGTCGACCAGTCCCCGCGGCGACAACGGCAACCCGGCCGCCGAGTGGACCCGCGTCGTCTCCAGCGCTTCGTCCTGCGTGAGGCGAGGCAACAGCCCAGGAAGCCGACGGGCCAGCAAGGTCTTGCCCGCGCCCGGCGGACCGGTGAGCAACAGGTGATGGCCCCCCGCTGCTGCCACCTCCAGCGCCCATCGGCCGACCTGCTGCCCGCGCACGTCGGCCAAGTCGGGCTCGTCGATCCGTGCGTCGCCATCGTCGGGCGCAGGCGGCGACGGCTCCGGCCACGGCGCCTCGCCGCGGACGGCGGCAACCAGTTCTCCGAGCGTCGCCACCCCGTGCACCTCGTGGCGGCCCACTAGGGTTGCCTCGTTGCGACAGTCCGCCGGCACGACCACCGCCGGCGCGGTGATGGCGTCGACGAGCGGAACGACGCCGGGCACCCGCCGCACCGACCCGTCGAGCCCGAGTTCGCCGAGGCAGGCAACGCCGGCAAGGCGGTCGACGGGCAGCTCCCCTGCCGCCGCCAGCAGCGCGATGGCGATGGGAAGGTCGAGCCCGGCCCCTCCTTTGCGCAGCCCTGAGGGGGCGAGGTTGATCGTGACCCGCCGCATGGGGAACGGCAACGAACTCGACAGCAGGGCGGCGCGCACGCGGTCGCGTGACTCCCGGCAGGCGGCGTCGGGCAGCCCCACGACGTGGAAGCCGGGCAGGCCGGTGGACACGTGGGCCTCGACGGCCACAGCGCGTCCTTCGACGCCCAGGAGGGTGGCTGACGGGATGCTTGCGATCACGGTGATGCTCCGAGTCCGAGGTGGATCGTGCGAAGCAGGGCCGTGACGCAGGCCGCAGGCGGCGGTCGCCGGAGCGACGTTGTCCACCCTAGCGAGGGGGTGTGACAACAACCAGACCTCATTACTGTCTCACCCCCCGAGCAGAATGTTCGGCGTGGGCAAGCGATCGACGATTCCGGCAGTCGGAGCAGCGGCATTGCTGGTGCTGGCCGCGGGTGCGGTGTTCGTCCTGCGCGGGCCGAACGAGAGCGGGGCGCAGCGCCAGGTGAAGGCCTACCTCCAGCGCTGGGAACGGGGCGAATGGGCCGCTATGCGGGAACTCGCCCACGAACCGCCCGCGGAGTTCCAGGAGACGCACGAAGCCATGACCCGGGCGCTGCGGGTGACCTCGCGCCGGCTGACGGCTGGGCCGGTCCGCACCGACGGCGGCGGGGGACGGGCGTCGTTCACGGCCAGGCTGGAACTCGGTGGCCTCGGGACCTGGGAGTACGACGGGGCGCTTGACCTGGTGCATTCCGACGGCACGTGGCTGGTGCAGTGGAGCCGTGCCGCCCTGCACCCCAAGCTCGCCGCCGGACAGCACTTCGAGCGGACTCGGCAATGGCCGGAGCGGGCCGCCATCCTGGCCGCCGACGGCACACCGATCACCACGGCTGCGCCCGTGGTGCGGGTGGGCATCGAACCGCGCCGGGTGCGCGACCGCACCGCGTTGAAGGTTGCGTTGCAACAGCATGCGGGCGTCGACCCGGCCCGGGTGGACGCGCTGCTCGATCGACCAGGGCTGCGGCCCGACGTGTTCGTGCCCGTGATCGACCTCAGGGAGGAGCGCTACGCCGCCGTGCGAGGGCAGTTGCAGCCTGTTCCGGGGCTCGTGTTCCGTCGAGAGACAGCCCGGCTCACGCCGTCCGAGGGGTTTGCCCGCCACACCGTCGGACGCATCGGCGACGTCACCGCGGAGCGCCTCAAGGAACTCGGCGAGCCGTACCTCACGGGCGACGAAGTGGGCCTGTCAGGGCTCGAAGCGGCACGAGAGCGCGAGCTGGCGGGGCGGCCGTCGGGCGAGGTACGCATCGAAGCGGACGGCACCGACCAACTTGTGGAAACCCTGATGCGCTTCGAGGGCGCTCCAGGGGCAGCGTTGCCCACCACCCTCGACAGCCGCGTGCAGACGGCGGCCGAACGGGCACTCGACGGCGTCACCAAGCCTGCGGCCGTGGTCGCCGTCGACATCACCACGGGGGCCGTCCGTGCCGTGGCGAGCCGGCCGCTCGACGAAGCCTTCAACCGGGCGCTCGCCGGTCGTTACCCACCTGGGTCGACGTTCAAGATGGTGACGACCACGGCGCTGCTCGCCAACGGGACCACGCCGGCCTCTCCGGTCACGTGCCCGCCCCAGGCCACGGTGGGAGGCAAGCCGTTCCGGAACTTCGAGGGTGAGTCGGCGGACACGATCCCCTTCCGCCAGGCCTTCGCCCACTCCTGCAACACGGCCTTCGTGCAACTGGCCGACCGCCTGCCCGACGACCAACTGGGCGCCGCGGCCAAGGCCTACGGCTTCGACCGCGAATTGCGGCTGCCGGTGGCGGCGGTCGGTGGCTCGTTCCCGGCGCCGA
This genomic window from Acidimicrobiales bacterium contains:
- a CDS encoding YifB family Mg chelatase-like AAA ATPase, coding for MIASIPSATLLGVEGRAVAVEAHVSTGLPGFHVVGLPDAACRESRDRVRAALLSSSLPFPMRRVTINLAPSGLRKGGAGLDLPIAIALLAAAGELPVDRLAGVACLGELGLDGSVRRVPGVVPLVDAITAPAVVVPADCRNEATLVGRHEVHGVATLGELVAAVRGEAPWPEPSPPAPDDGDARIDEPDLADVRGQQVGRWALEVAAAGGHHLLLTGPPGAGKTLLARRLPGLLPRLTQDEALETTRVHSAAGLPLSPRGLVDRPPYRAPHHSASPVSLIGGGTALMRPGEISLAANGVLFLDELGEFPAGVLDMLRQPLEEAVVRVSRARATVTFPARFLLVAAMNPCPCGRAGPPGHCRCSDAERARYVRRLSSPLLDRFDLRVPVARADPGELLGGDPAESSASVAARVAAVRTLARERGVRSNAELPAQQLDVVAPLAPGAWSFLDRRLRAGALSARGLHRVRRVARTLADLDGGDELVGEEHVAAAVSLRVDHAELGLAS
- the rpsB gene encoding 30S ribosomal protein S2, with the protein product MAVVTMKQLLEAGVHFGHQTRRWNPKMRRFIFGERNGIYIIDLHQTMRGIEKSYTFVRDLVADGGSVLFVGTKKQTQDPVARFAAQCGMPYINERWLGGMLTNFSTISGRVKKMTEYERMKTAGDFEAMPKKEALILSRELEKLQRNLGGIRGMSRLPEAIFVIDTKKEHIAVTEANKLGIPIVAVVDTNCDPDVIDYVIPGNDDAIRSGSLLCRVIADAVEEGRFIASRRAAKASAAAGGPAERTAEDEARVAQQQAEARRQAALQAQEREARLRTTRDAPVEAAEAAQPAATPAAEADDATEAEVPSPVDEAAAPATVTQDTPAPTTAPADEATPEPEASAPEAEAEAPEAEAEAEATPATDTPAEEQ
- the whiG gene encoding RNA polymerase sigma factor WhiG, with product MDEEDLRAIDQLWADYKASGLREARDRLIVHYSPLVKYVAGRVSVGLPQNIEQADLVSYGIFGLIDAIDKFDPGRAIKFETYAIARIKGAIIDELRSIDWVPRSVRAKARSVEKAYAKLEATLLRTPTDAEVAAEMGISEQDLHNVFNQISFVGLIALDEMLSVGGDRGESTTLGDTIPDKGEGPVAAFEVEEMKQILASAINRLGDREKIVLTLYYYEGLTLAEIGEVLGVTESRVCQIHTKAVLQLRSKMAEPEREPA
- a CDS encoding penicillin-binding transpeptidase domain-containing protein — encoded protein: MGKRSTIPAVGAAALLVLAAGAVFVLRGPNESGAQRQVKAYLQRWERGEWAAMRELAHEPPAEFQETHEAMTRALRVTSRRLTAGPVRTDGGGGRASFTARLELGGLGTWEYDGALDLVHSDGTWLVQWSRAALHPKLAAGQHFERTRQWPERAAILAADGTPITTAAPVVRVGIEPRRVRDRTALKVALQQHAGVDPARVDALLDRPGLRPDVFVPVIDLREERYAAVRGQLQPVPGLVFRRETARLTPSEGFARHTVGRIGDVTAERLKELGEPYLTGDEVGLSGLEAARERELAGRPSGEVRIEADGTDQLVETLMRFEGAPGAALPTTLDSRVQTAAERALDGVTKPAAVVAVDITTGAVRAVASRPLDEAFNRALAGRYPPGSTFKMVTTTALLANGTTPASPVTCPPQATVGGKPFRNFEGESADTIPFRQAFAHSCNTAFVQLADRLPDDQLGAAAKAYGFDRELRLPVAAVGGSFPAPSDDAERAAAAIGQGRVTASPLHMATVAAAAAGGTWRAPSLVPNQGEQETSQAMEPSAVTAVRAMMREVVTAGIGTSAAVPRREVAGKTGTAEFGTDVPPKTHAWFAGFEGNLAFAVLIEGGGVGGRDAAPVAARFVSALPR
- a CDS encoding peptidoglycan DD-metalloendopeptidase family protein — encoded protein: MSVRRARAAAIAAIIVCCLLAEPLPAAAAEAVAYQAPVPEQPVERFRPPQSAYGAGNRGVDYETEPGQAVHAAAPGVVAFAGQVGGSLHVTILHADGIRTSYSFLASTSVRRGARVAAGQEVGRAGPRLHWGARAGDAYVDPTLLVGDAGGTLRAKLVPDGERDGRPRSEAQERSLLAGLLRTVVRTGATVARSASATLAWARDRPLDLLLNELGRMAARDPVLRVWVDTTNLSSSDWTAVAAQLKETATAAEPCTARSVAPPPRAERRIALLVGGLGSSSASAAVTTVDTAALGYAGGDVHQFSYRGGTAAERPYEGRDTQGDIPTAGQRLRDLLHGLVEAHPGVPVDVIAHSQGGIVARLALADGAPPGVASLVTLGSPHHGADIAQLAAEHRRTLGGRALQDAVFAANVSPIDGSAPAVRQLARGSSMLADLNRRPPPAGVHVVSVAGRADIVVPPPRSRVPGGHTVTVTPHGLHHHDTLPASAAAAREIRLATAGMPPTCRSSRDSVLDAITARLLVAAEQAPRLALAARRPPSRRRG
- a CDS encoding SpoIID/LytB domain-containing protein, whose translation is MAWRAALALVVTGLVVGAPAAAAPRAKPKPAPAPRGWLVDRVRVEPVGDSILGVHGVGDYRGALELVAAGNGGVGVVNDLGLDDYLKGLSEVPSTWPAEALKAQAIAARTYALHERSVTVATAARALGADICATDACQVYTGLAKERGPNGPAWAAAVEATSGQALLYRDAPILAKYSSSNGGQTVSGGRPYLRAAPDPDDAHSPLHRWRSSIPASTVAAVVGLPADTRITRVSRMADSTVVLERIEHDGSVAPAFTIPAVDFRARLNAAVPAPADLPLAVPSNRFSVAYDNGADAVVVDGRGWGHGIGMSQYGALGKALRGMRAEDILASYYGGLRPVAVPAQSLPPTIKVAVDLGRPTAAVVGSGAFRVLDQSGAPLAVFTGGPWEVVPAGKGKLRIVPPPGQDAVPAVHPHAVAALQPGSAPELTFDVSTPAAVEVAVVAPGATAPTVLGAARLVAAGPVTQSLPPLSTPGRYTVTITADAGGGRRATATVEFEVHPPTDASAAAPAAATLPNGPAAPRSPGFLALAAAAALALAAVGLDAARRLH
- a CDS encoding DNA-processing protein DprA — encoded protein: MTLEGCAAALAGLPGMGPSRLRALLQDRPPDRCWADVLAGEDGEDLQRAASRVDVGAVAAAHAAAGVGIHLLDGSNYPTVLAEDPAAPAVLFSMGDIEAVRRPLVGIVGTRRSTHGGRETARQFGRDLAAAGVGVVSGLALGIDGAAHCGSLAARPDGRPPVAVVGCGLDVVYPKRHAQLWRAIADEGVILSEWPCGTRPEPWRFPARNRIIAALADVLVVVESHAVGGSMHTVEAADARGRTILAVPGPVRSPASAGTNRLLYEGNGPARDVDDVLAALGLARPMPAVRDRRAAPGGVEGAVLEVVGWEPTSLEQILVRTGLSPAAVALALSRLEHDSWVRGDGAWWERVGMGD